From the genome of Thermoanaerobaculia bacterium:
CGCCGCGATGCACGAGCGGCACGGCTTCAGCCTGCTCGCCGTCGAGCGGAAGCACGAGCCCGGCCCGATCGGGATCTGCGGCCTGATCCGGCGGGAGACGCTTCCCGACGTCGACATCGGCTTCGCGTTCCTGCCCGACTTCCGCGGCGCGGGATATGCGCTCGAGGCGGCGTCGGCGGTCCTCCCGTGGGCGCGGGACGTGCTGAAGCTTCCGCGCCTGATTGCGATCGCCTCGGTCGACAACGCGCGCTCGAGGAGTCTCCTCGAGAAAATCGGGCTCCCGTTCGAGAGAACGCTCCGCCTGCCCGGCGAGTCCCGGGACGTCGCCGTTCACGGGGTGACGTGGCGGGCCGCGGACGCCGCCGACTGACGCGGCCGGTCCGGACGCCGCACGGCGGTATCATGGCCTCATGACGACGAAGCTGACCGTATCGATTCTCCGCACGCTCGCGGAGGGCTTCGACCCCCGGTCCGGCGACGAGCTGCCGGGAGGGGGGCCGTTTTCCGATCCGGAGGTCATCCGCGCGCTCCTTGCCGGAGCCCGGGCGCTCGAGGAAGCTCCGGATTCGCACGGGTCGCACCGCGTCCTTCCGGATGCCGCGGGTCTTCCGTGGACCGAGGAGGAGGATTCCCGGCTCCTTCAGGAGTTCGATTCGGGCAACACGGATCTTCCCGGGCTTTCCGCGAGCCACGCGCGGACCCGCGGCGCGATCTTCGCGCGCCTGAGGAGGCTCGGCCGTGAGCCGGTCGCGGCGCGGCGCGCCGACGCGGGCGGTCGGCCGGCCGCGGACGCCGGTTCGAAGACGCTCGCGTGACGCGCGGCGGAAAGCAAAGAACGCCGCCGACGCGAAAGCGCCTCCTGCTCCTGGCGGTCGCCGCGGCGTTGCTCGCCGCCGGCGCGCCCGCGCGAGCGGCGCGCGATCCTCAGGCCGCTCCTTCCTCCGCCGCCCCCGCGAAGGCGCCGAGGCTCGAGGCGCTGTCCTGGGGGACGGTCGAACGCATGCACCGCCTCGACGGCGTCTACCTCGCGAGCCAGCCGGGGAAGGAAGACTTTGCGCTCGCCAAGGATGCGGGTATCAGGACCGTGATCGACCTCCGCAAGCCCGGCGAGCTCGACTGGAACGAGCGCGCGGAAGTCGAGAGGCTCGGAATGGAATACGACAACTTCGGCTTCAAGGAGCCGGAGCAGTTGACCGACGCGATCTTCGACGCGACCCGGAAACTCCTGAACGACCCGGGGAAGAAGCCGATCCTGCTGCACTGCAGCTCGGCCAACCGCGTGGGAGCGATCTGGCTCGCACACCGGGCCCTCGACGACCACCTGCCGCTCGACGACGCGATCCGCGAGGCGGAGCAAGTCGGGTTGAAGAGCACCGCCTTCCGCGATCGGGCGCGAGACTACGTCGAGCGGCGAGAGCCGCGCTAAGCCTCGCGCGCCGAACGCGCGCTCGATCGAATCAGTTCGCGGATCCGGACCGGGAGCCGCCGGCGTTCGAGGCCTGCCGCACCGCCCGGTCCCGTTCGAGCGGGAGGGGGACGGCCGGGGGCCGGTCGTCGTGCAGCACCTGCTCGCCCTCGGGCGCGCGCCCCTGGTACACATAGCCCTTCGGCCCGATCCCGGCGATCCACGGGGCCGGGTGCGCGGCAACGGGCGCAGCCTCGTCGTGCACGTGGATGGGAAGCGACTCCCGGTTGGCGAAGGGATGGTCGCGGCGGAATGTCGCCATCAACGCCGCCGCCGTCTCGTCGTCCTTGTGGTACGCGTACCAGCGCTCCTCGATTTCGCCTTCCTTCCGCCTGCCGAGCGCCTTGAAGCAGAGCATCGCGTTGTAGTGCGCCGACAGGTCCTCAGGGTCGATCGCGTAGACCTTCGCGATGGCGTCGAGCGCTTCCCGGTACTTTCCCTGGAGGAAGAGTATCCGCGCCGTCTGGTTCCAGCAGACGCGAT
Proteins encoded in this window:
- a CDS encoding protein tyrosine phosphatase family protein; translated protein: MTRGGKQRTPPTRKRLLLLAVAAALLAAGAPARAARDPQAAPSSAAPAKAPRLEALSWGTVERMHRLDGVYLASQPGKEDFALAKDAGIRTVIDLRKPGELDWNERAEVERLGMEYDNFGFKEPEQLTDAIFDATRKLLNDPGKKPILLHCSSANRVGAIWLAHRALDDHLPLDDAIREAEQVGLKSTAFRDRARDYVERREPR
- a CDS encoding GNAT family N-acetyltransferase, with amino-acid sequence MTASLAAVSEPVLETERLRLRRLDENDAGFILRLVNDPDWLRYIGDRGVRTIEDAKRYIASGPAAMHERHGFSLLAVERKHEPGPIGICGLIRRETLPDVDIGFAFLPDFRGAGYALEAASAVLPWARDVLKLPRLIAIASVDNARSRSLLEKIGLPFERTLRLPGESRDVAVHGVTWRAADAAD